A genomic stretch from Edaphobacter aggregans includes:
- a CDS encoding proline--tRNA ligase: protein MHRWSQLFIPTLREAPADAEVASHKLLLRAGYIRQLGAGIYSYLPLGNRSINKIIAIVREEMDKIGQEFLLPALNPRELWEESGRWSVMGENMFRLKDRKGAELCLAMTHEEVMTSIARNELRSYKQLPQIWYQIQTKFRDEPRPKSGLLRVRQFIMKDSYSFDIDDAGLDLSYQKHDQAYRNIFTRCGLEFVAVEADSGAMGGSASQEFMVYTDAGEDLIASSASGYAANIEKATSRLAPVEDLAPTGDGNPELVHTPGQRTIEEVGAFLNTQPQHQIKTMAYMAELPEADHTKLGKLRPVVVFLRGDHSLNEAKLLLIAGGELRPMTPEELQTTFNAPAGYLGPIGIEAAPHPKKPGTLVILDKALEGRTNLIAGANKEEFHLRNVTPTRDFKPTIIADVRNINEGELDPIGEQPLRLGKAVEIGHIFKLGYRYTKSMGSTVLNRDGKETTPIMGCYGIGIERILTAAIESSAAANGGSAYALHPSIAPYQVVVTITNIGDTTLLAAGEKVAADLAAAGLDVLLDDRDERAGVKFKDADLVGIPYRINIGRGVAEDKVELVDRLKNLNQDVPLNQIASTVADQITSALQTSLPAFAV from the coding sequence ATGCATCGCTGGTCGCAACTCTTTATCCCCACCCTTCGTGAAGCCCCCGCAGACGCCGAAGTCGCCAGCCACAAGCTCCTCCTCCGAGCCGGTTACATCCGCCAGCTCGGCGCCGGCATCTATAGCTACCTCCCGCTCGGCAACCGATCCATCAACAAGATCATCGCCATCGTCCGCGAAGAGATGGACAAGATCGGCCAGGAGTTCCTCCTCCCCGCGCTCAATCCTCGCGAGCTATGGGAAGAGTCCGGCCGTTGGTCCGTCATGGGCGAAAACATGTTTCGCCTCAAGGACCGCAAGGGTGCAGAGCTCTGCCTCGCCATGACCCACGAAGAGGTCATGACCTCCATCGCCCGCAACGAGCTCCGCAGCTACAAGCAGCTTCCCCAGATCTGGTATCAGATCCAGACCAAATTCCGCGACGAGCCTCGCCCCAAATCCGGTCTCCTCCGCGTTCGCCAGTTCATCATGAAGGACTCCTATTCCTTCGACATCGATGACGCCGGCCTCGATCTCTCCTACCAGAAGCATGACCAGGCCTATCGCAACATCTTCACCCGCTGCGGTCTCGAATTCGTCGCCGTCGAGGCGGACTCTGGAGCCATGGGCGGCTCTGCCTCCCAGGAGTTCATGGTCTACACCGATGCCGGCGAAGACCTCATCGCCAGCAGCGCCTCTGGCTACGCCGCCAACATCGAGAAGGCCACCAGCCGCCTCGCGCCTGTCGAAGACCTCGCCCCCACAGGCGACGGCAATCCTGAACTCGTCCACACTCCCGGACAGCGCACCATCGAAGAGGTCGGCGCTTTCCTTAATACGCAGCCTCAGCACCAGATCAAGACCATGGCCTACATGGCCGAGCTGCCAGAAGCCGACCACACAAAGCTTGGCAAGCTCCGCCCCGTAGTCGTCTTCCTCCGTGGCGATCACTCCCTAAATGAAGCCAAGCTCCTCCTCATCGCCGGCGGTGAACTCCGCCCCATGACGCCCGAGGAACTCCAGACCACCTTCAATGCTCCCGCAGGCTATCTCGGCCCCATCGGCATCGAAGCCGCGCCTCATCCTAAGAAGCCCGGAACCCTCGTCATCCTCGACAAAGCTCTCGAAGGCCGCACCAACCTCATCGCCGGAGCCAACAAAGAGGAGTTCCATCTCCGTAACGTCACCCCAACGCGCGACTTCAAGCCCACCATCATCGCCGACGTTCGCAACATCAATGAAGGCGAGCTCGACCCCATCGGCGAGCAGCCTCTGCGCCTCGGCAAGGCAGTCGAGATCGGCCACATCTTCAAGCTCGGCTACCGATACACCAAGTCCATGGGCTCCACGGTCCTGAACCGCGACGGCAAAGAGACCACCCCCATCATGGGCTGCTACGGCATCGGCATCGAACGCATCCTGACCGCCGCCATCGAGTCCTCCGCCGCAGCCAACGGAGGCTCCGCCTACGCCCTCCATCCCTCCATCGCCCCCTACCAGGTCGTCGTCACCATCACCAACATCGGTGACACAACTCTCCTCGCCGCAGGAGAAAAAGTAGCCGCCGACCTGGCCGCCGCAGGTCTCGACGTCCTCCTCGACGACCGCGACGAGCGCGCCGGAGTAAAATTCAAGGACGCTGACCTCGTTGGCATCCCCTATAGAATCAACATTGGACGCGGGGTAGCTGAAGATAAAGTTGAACTCGTAGATCGCCTCAAAAACCTCAATCAGGACGTTCCGCTGAATCAGATAGCATCCACCGTAGCTGATCAGATAACATCCGCCCTGCAAACCTCGCTCCCTGCATTCGCAGTCTAA
- a CDS encoding transglycosylase domain-containing protein — translation MPVKLKYGSTRGTTKSHDLRNRLLRGALVACLAGVIVFAAVFGYFYHHYQQVVDDRLAAGPIFASVSQIYAAPREVRPGQKLSAAAIATDLRQAGYNGNPELGTFQLNGDNIFIKPGAQSFHTTDGATINTSDGVVKSITAENGVALSAYELEPQLITALSEDKNRTKRRLVSFDEIPPHLVHAVLAIEDRDFFNHGGINYLRTAKCAVMDIIARHASCGGSTLTQQLARGFFLSPEKRVTRKLREIIISFQLEARFNKKQIFEMYANQINLGQRGSFAINGFGEAAQTYFGKDLRQLNLAESALLAGMIQRPNYFSPYKHPERAMERRNLVLDSMVETGAITAAEASRAKAEPLRLAPPNVDASEAPYFVDLVHDQLVQRIGDQGLAHQSLRIYTSLDPELQRAASEAVEIGMQNVDEMIRKLHGKSTAPINYPQVSLIALNPHTGQVLALVGGRNYGVSQLNHAVAERPTGSIFKPFVYAAAYNTSLNGTDLDGNGVFTALTRLNDDPTTFTFDNGRQTYSPGNFEKGEYPGMVTAVQAIAHSLNIATINLAQMVGFENVAALARSAGITNARATPSVAIGTYNATPLDMAGAYTVFANNGVHLKPWMLASVRNANGDIVADYAPEAKQVLDPRVAFLTQSLLENVMTFGTGAAARRHGFTAPAAGKTGTSHDVWFAGYSSNLLCVVWVGNDDYTDISRGLTHPLQGADAAAPIWAEFMNRAIKLPQYSDVKSFSPQEGVTSARIDKTTDLLADATCPGNAFYAAFLDGTAPVNSCSQMSESPQNFLQKLFGIGGHPAPQPNSPAAPATTPPATPPASHNAPNTPPDGNAPDTTQPNQPKKKNFFQKIFGGGNDKNKQQQPTTTQPPQQ, via the coding sequence TTGCCAGTCAAGCTCAAATACGGCAGCACTCGCGGTACAACAAAGTCTCACGACCTCCGTAACCGTCTCCTCCGCGGAGCCCTCGTCGCATGTCTAGCCGGAGTCATCGTCTTTGCCGCCGTCTTTGGTTACTTCTATCATCACTACCAACAGGTTGTAGATGACCGCCTGGCCGCCGGCCCCATCTTCGCTAGCGTCTCTCAAATCTACGCCGCTCCACGCGAAGTCCGTCCCGGCCAGAAGCTCTCTGCCGCCGCAATTGCCACCGATCTGCGCCAGGCCGGTTACAACGGCAACCCGGAACTCGGCACCTTCCAGCTCAACGGCGACAACATCTTCATCAAGCCCGGGGCCCAGAGCTTCCACACGACCGACGGCGCCACCATCAACACCTCCGACGGTGTCGTCAAAAGCATCACGGCCGAAAACGGCGTTGCCCTAAGCGCCTACGAGCTCGAGCCGCAGCTCATCACCGCACTCTCCGAAGACAAGAACCGCACCAAGCGCCGTCTCGTCTCGTTCGACGAAATTCCACCGCACCTCGTCCACGCCGTGCTCGCCATTGAAGACCGCGACTTCTTCAACCACGGCGGCATCAACTATCTCCGCACCGCCAAGTGCGCTGTTATGGATATCATCGCCCGTCATGCTTCCTGCGGTGGATCCACGCTCACCCAGCAATTAGCCCGCGGCTTCTTCCTCTCACCAGAAAAGCGCGTCACTCGCAAGCTCCGCGAGATCATCATCAGCTTCCAGCTCGAAGCCCGCTTCAACAAAAAGCAGATCTTCGAGATGTACGCCAACCAGATCAACCTCGGCCAACGCGGCAGCTTCGCCATCAACGGCTTTGGCGAGGCCGCCCAGACCTACTTCGGCAAAGATCTCCGTCAGCTCAATCTCGCAGAATCTGCCCTGCTAGCCGGCATGATTCAGCGCCCCAACTACTTCTCTCCCTACAAGCATCCCGAACGCGCCATGGAGCGCCGCAACCTAGTCCTCGACTCGATGGTCGAGACCGGCGCCATCACTGCAGCCGAAGCCAGCCGAGCCAAAGCCGAACCCCTCCGCCTCGCTCCACCTAACGTAGACGCCAGCGAAGCCCCCTACTTCGTCGATCTCGTACATGACCAACTCGTCCAGCGCATCGGCGACCAGGGCCTCGCTCATCAGAGCCTCCGCATCTACACCTCGCTCGATCCCGAACTCCAGCGCGCCGCCTCCGAGGCCGTCGAAATCGGCATGCAAAACGTCGACGAGATGATCCGCAAGTTGCACGGCAAGAGCACCGCGCCCATCAACTACCCACAAGTCTCGCTCATTGCGCTCAACCCTCACACCGGCCAGGTCCTCGCCCTTGTCGGAGGCCGCAACTATGGTGTCTCCCAGCTCAACCACGCGGTCGCCGAGCGGCCCACTGGCTCCATATTCAAGCCTTTCGTCTACGCCGCCGCCTACAACACCTCGCTCAACGGCACCGACCTCGACGGCAACGGCGTCTTCACCGCACTCACGCGCCTGAACGACGACCCCACCACATTCACCTTCGACAATGGCCGCCAAACCTATAGCCCCGGCAACTTCGAGAAGGGTGAATATCCCGGCATGGTCACTGCGGTCCAGGCCATCGCTCACTCTCTCAACATCGCAACCATCAACCTGGCCCAGATGGTCGGCTTTGAGAACGTAGCCGCCCTCGCCCGCAGCGCCGGCATTACCAACGCCCGCGCCACCCCGTCCGTCGCCATCGGCACCTACAACGCCACCCCCCTCGACATGGCCGGAGCCTACACCGTCTTTGCCAACAACGGCGTTCACCTCAAGCCGTGGATGCTCGCCAGCGTCCGCAACGCCAACGGCGATATCGTCGCCGACTACGCGCCCGAAGCCAAGCAGGTCCTTGACCCCCGCGTCGCCTTCCTCACCCAGTCCCTGCTCGAAAACGTGATGACCTTCGGCACCGGCGCCGCCGCCCGTCGTCACGGCTTCACCGCCCCCGCTGCCGGCAAGACCGGAACCTCCCATGACGTCTGGTTCGCGGGCTACTCCTCGAATCTGCTCTGCGTTGTGTGGGTCGGAAACGACGATTACACAGATATCTCGCGTGGACTAACACACCCGCTCCAGGGTGCCGACGCCGCCGCTCCCATCTGGGCCGAGTTCATGAACCGCGCCATCAAACTCCCCCAGTACTCCGACGTCAAATCCTTCTCTCCGCAGGAAGGCGTCACCAGCGCCCGCATCGACAAGACCACAGATCTCCTTGCCGACGCTACTTGCCCCGGCAACGCCTTCTATGCCGCTTTCCTCGACGGCACCGCCCCGGTCAACAGTTGCAGCCAAATGTCCGAGAGCCCACAGAACTTCCTCCAGAAACTCTTTGGCATTGGCGGTCATCCCGCCCCACAACCCAACTCCCCGGCAGCCCCGGCTACAACGCCCCCCGCAACACCGCCCGCTTCGCACAACGCCCCCAACACGCCTCCGGACGGCAACGCCCCCGACACCACGCAGCCCAACCAACCCAAGAAGAAGAACTTCTTCCAAAAAATCTTCGGCGGCGGCAACGACAAAAACAAACAGCAACAGCCAACGACAACACAACCGCCTCAGCAGTAA
- a CDS encoding Fpg/Nei family DNA glycosylase, with product MPEGDTIYWAARALQRTIGGKVVTGFETGLAKLARVDDDSPLVGRVVEKVESRGKWLLIYFSGDLILVTHMLMSGSWHLYRVGEKWKMGRSRMRVVIRTEDWEAVAFNVPIAEFYTARSLERSSQVPKLGPDILSDEFTVEGGVARLTAYGRENPNAEIGVVLLNQRVMAGLGNVYKSEVAFAAGVNPFRAMRTITEREMERMVDFAQRYMKANVAEGTGAGIVTTSGNRQTTHAMNREERLWVYRRQGQECRRCGVAVMMRKQGVQVRSTYWCPECQPMR from the coding sequence ATGCCTGAGGGAGATACGATTTATTGGGCGGCGCGGGCTTTGCAGCGGACGATTGGTGGGAAGGTGGTGACGGGGTTTGAAACGGGGCTGGCAAAGCTGGCTCGGGTGGATGATGATTCGCCACTGGTGGGGCGGGTGGTGGAGAAGGTGGAGTCAAGAGGGAAGTGGTTGCTGATTTATTTCAGCGGCGATTTGATTCTGGTTACGCATATGTTGATGAGTGGGAGCTGGCATCTGTATCGCGTGGGTGAGAAGTGGAAGATGGGGCGTTCGCGGATGCGGGTGGTGATTCGGACGGAAGACTGGGAGGCGGTGGCTTTCAATGTGCCGATTGCGGAGTTCTATACGGCTCGGTCGCTGGAGAGGAGTTCGCAGGTTCCTAAGCTGGGGCCGGATATTTTGTCGGATGAGTTTACGGTTGAGGGTGGAGTTGCTCGGCTGACGGCTTATGGGCGGGAGAATCCTAATGCAGAGATTGGGGTGGTGCTGCTGAATCAACGGGTGATGGCTGGGTTGGGGAATGTCTATAAGAGCGAGGTGGCGTTTGCGGCAGGGGTGAATCCGTTTCGGGCGATGCGGACGATTACGGAGCGGGAGATGGAGAGGATGGTGGATTTTGCGCAGCGGTATATGAAGGCGAATGTTGCGGAGGGAACTGGTGCGGGAATTGTGACGACATCGGGGAACAGGCAGACGACACATGCGATGAATCGGGAGGAACGGCTTTGGGTGTATCGGCGGCAGGGGCAGGAGTGTCGGCGGTGTGGGGTAGCGGTGATGATGAGGAAGCAGGGAGTGCAGGTGCGGTCTACTTACTGGTGTCCGGAGTGCCAGCCTATGAGGTAG
- a CDS encoding DEAD/DEAH box helicase translates to MPRTLSSPKKVRAKTKAHDSAATAAEDALSLFHPITAQWFRAVFDGPTAPQVEGWPAIARGESTLILAPTGTGKTLTAFLWCIDKLMMRTAPEAERGCRVVYVSPLKALAVDVERNLRSPLVGIANMAQREGLAVRMPEISVRTGDTSQKERARFRKHPADILITTPESLYLLLTSEAGEGLRSVETVIIDEIHALVPTKRGAHMALSLERLEALTGRRLQRIGLSATQRPLEEVARFLGGAEGVGQRVGKSAGRQGGESASQRKAESDAALLTDVSGDDDAAEVAVRFRPVTVVNAGARKTLELRVEVPVEDMARLGQIEEQPSGPASQGPKRTSIWQSIYPRLLEIIQERTSTLIFVNARRVAERLAGALNELAGEPLARAHHGSLAATQRTEIEELLKAGEIKALVATSSLELGIDMGAIDLVIQIEAPPSVASGMQRIGRAGHQVGAPSNGIIFPKYRSDLVACAAVTRAMHEGHVEPTRFLRNPLDVLAQQMVAVVAHPPLGVQDAERRSKRGSDEEESPGISYAALFALVRSSAPFAGLNRGVFDGVLDMLAGRYPSDEFADLRPRITWDRAKNWITPRAGVKRIAILNGGTIPDRGTYGVFLAGERSKPVRVGELDEEMVFESRQGETFLLGASAWRIEEITHDRVLVSPAPGEAGKMPFWHGDQAGRPLEFGRRIGALVRELRDVPRSVAIARLTREHDLDPLAAENVLRYLADQELATVVVPDDQSIVIERVRDELGDWRVCVLTPFGSRIHAPWAMAVVAKVRANGGQDVETMWSEDGFVLRFPETDEAPSIEPILLEPVEAADLVLRQLGSTALFAAKFRESAARALLLPRRRADGRSPLWQQRKRAYDLLSVASQYASFPILLEAYRECLRDVFDMPALMEILRSVENRSLRVHTVDSRTPSPFASALLFSYVANYIYDGDAPLAERRAQALSIDQDQLRELMGDADLRELLDAGAIEETEEQLQGTVSDYKVRTMDGVHDLLLRIGDLTRGELRVRCVSDEVVESVARLMKARRVLEVGIAGEKRLIAVEDAARYRDALGVPLPPGLPTAFLTAAPDAMVDLLRRFARTHGPFTTQEAAGRFGLSAESVEAVLQRLVQIGRVVEGGFRPGGIHREWCDEEVLRTIRRKSLARLRKEVEPVEQRTLARLFTRWQGVVQPRRGLDALLDVIENLQGAPIPASILETEILPARLVGYKASDLDLLIAAGEVVWVGFEPLGERDGRMGLYLAEKLSMLWPPRVVPELSEKEAAIVAYLQVRGASFFQDLHEGVGGGYPGETLDALWGLVWKGMVTNDGVAALRAYCERSSGASKPARRVHKQGAVAFRSRRTTPPTGQGRWALQAAAFDVGRSGTEWSHAMAQQLLTRYGVVFRETAHAENLPGGFSAVYDVLKAMEESGRIRRGYFAAELGATQFAMPAAVDLLRSLRVLSEEKKPEMLQLAATDPANPYGALLRWPAADAGSSMTRSVGARVILCDGALVAYLRRGNPNMQVFLPEEEPQRSQVGRSLAEFLVERVQDRNDEGDVRAGMLITTVNGVPVAEHPMGKFLLDAGFAAAPMGFNVRKRQVVGSGGHA, encoded by the coding sequence ATGCCGCGTACACTATCCAGTCCGAAGAAGGTTCGAGCGAAGACGAAGGCGCATGACTCGGCTGCCACTGCGGCGGAGGATGCGCTTTCGCTGTTTCATCCGATAACGGCGCAGTGGTTTCGTGCGGTGTTTGATGGGCCGACGGCTCCGCAGGTGGAGGGATGGCCGGCGATTGCTCGTGGGGAGTCGACTCTGATTCTGGCGCCGACGGGCACGGGTAAGACGCTGACCGCGTTTCTTTGGTGCATCGACAAGCTGATGATGCGGACGGCGCCTGAGGCGGAGCGTGGGTGCAGGGTGGTGTATGTATCTCCGCTGAAGGCGCTGGCTGTGGATGTGGAGAGGAATTTGCGGTCTCCACTGGTGGGGATTGCAAATATGGCGCAGCGCGAGGGGCTTGCGGTGCGGATGCCTGAGATCAGCGTGCGGACGGGGGATACGTCGCAGAAGGAGCGGGCTCGATTTCGGAAGCATCCTGCGGATATTTTGATTACCACTCCTGAGAGTTTGTATCTGCTGCTGACTTCGGAGGCGGGGGAGGGGCTGCGGAGCGTTGAGACGGTGATCATCGACGAGATTCATGCATTGGTGCCGACGAAGCGCGGGGCGCATATGGCGCTGTCGCTGGAGCGGCTGGAGGCTCTTACGGGAAGGCGGTTGCAGCGGATTGGGTTGTCGGCTACGCAGCGGCCGCTGGAAGAGGTGGCGAGGTTTTTGGGAGGAGCGGAAGGGGTTGGTCAGCGAGTCGGGAAGTCAGCGGGTCGGCAAGGTGGCGAGTCAGCTAGTCAGCGGAAGGCGGAGAGTGATGCTGCGTTGTTGACGGATGTCTCCGGCGATGATGATGCGGCTGAGGTGGCTGTGCGGTTTCGCCCGGTGACGGTGGTGAACGCGGGGGCGCGGAAGACTTTGGAGTTGAGGGTCGAGGTTCCCGTCGAGGATATGGCAAGGTTGGGCCAAATTGAGGAACAGCCAAGTGGGCCTGCTTCGCAGGGGCCGAAGCGGACTTCGATTTGGCAGTCGATCTATCCGCGGTTGCTTGAGATTATTCAGGAGCGGACTTCTACTTTGATCTTTGTGAATGCCCGGCGAGTGGCTGAGAGGTTGGCTGGTGCGCTGAATGAGTTGGCGGGTGAGCCGTTGGCGCGGGCGCATCATGGGTCGTTGGCGGCTACGCAGCGGACGGAGATTGAAGAGCTGCTGAAGGCTGGGGAGATTAAGGCTCTGGTGGCTACTTCTTCGCTGGAGCTGGGGATTGATATGGGGGCGATTGATCTGGTGATTCAGATTGAGGCTCCGCCTAGCGTGGCTAGTGGGATGCAGCGGATTGGACGGGCGGGCCATCAGGTGGGTGCGCCTTCGAATGGGATTATTTTTCCGAAGTACAGGTCGGATCTGGTTGCTTGCGCGGCGGTGACGCGGGCGATGCATGAGGGCCATGTGGAGCCGACGCGATTTCTGCGGAATCCGCTGGATGTGCTGGCGCAGCAGATGGTTGCGGTGGTGGCGCATCCGCCATTGGGTGTGCAGGACGCGGAGAGGCGAAGTAAGCGTGGGAGTGATGAGGAGGAGAGTCCGGGGATCAGCTACGCGGCTTTGTTTGCACTGGTGCGGAGTTCGGCTCCATTTGCGGGATTGAACAGGGGAGTGTTCGATGGGGTGCTGGATATGTTGGCTGGGCGGTATCCGTCGGATGAGTTTGCCGATCTGCGGCCTCGGATTACGTGGGATAGGGCGAAGAACTGGATTACTCCGCGAGCAGGGGTGAAACGGATTGCGATTTTGAATGGAGGGACGATTCCGGATCGCGGAACGTATGGCGTTTTTCTGGCTGGGGAGCGGTCGAAGCCAGTGCGGGTGGGTGAGCTGGACGAAGAGATGGTGTTTGAGAGCAGGCAGGGAGAGACGTTTTTGCTGGGGGCTTCGGCGTGGCGGATTGAAGAGATTACGCATGATCGGGTGTTGGTTTCGCCTGCTCCGGGTGAGGCGGGGAAAATGCCGTTCTGGCATGGGGATCAGGCGGGACGGCCTTTGGAGTTTGGGCGGCGGATTGGTGCGCTGGTGCGGGAGTTGCGCGATGTGCCGCGTAGTGTGGCGATTGCGCGGCTGACGCGGGAGCATGATTTGGATCCTTTGGCGGCGGAGAATGTTCTGCGGTATTTGGCGGATCAGGAGCTGGCTACTGTGGTGGTTCCGGATGATCAAAGTATTGTTATTGAACGAGTTAGGGATGAGTTGGGGGATTGGCGGGTGTGCGTGCTGACTCCGTTTGGAAGCAGGATTCATGCGCCCTGGGCGATGGCTGTGGTGGCGAAAGTGCGTGCAAATGGTGGACAAGATGTGGAGACGATGTGGAGTGAAGATGGTTTTGTGCTGCGATTTCCGGAGACGGATGAGGCTCCTTCGATAGAGCCGATTCTGTTGGAGCCGGTGGAGGCTGCGGATCTGGTCTTGCGGCAACTTGGATCGACAGCTTTGTTTGCGGCAAAGTTCAGGGAGAGTGCGGCTCGGGCGTTGTTGTTGCCGCGGCGGCGGGCGGATGGGAGGAGTCCGCTTTGGCAGCAGAGGAAGCGGGCTTATGACTTGTTGAGTGTGGCGAGTCAGTATGCTTCGTTTCCGATTCTGCTGGAGGCTTACAGGGAGTGTCTGCGGGACGTGTTTGATATGCCTGCTTTGATGGAGATTCTGAGAAGCGTTGAGAATCGTTCGCTGCGGGTGCATACGGTCGATTCGCGGACTCCTAGCCCCTTTGCTTCGGCGCTGCTGTTTAGTTATGTGGCGAACTATATCTATGACGGAGATGCTCCGCTGGCGGAGAGGCGGGCTCAGGCGCTTTCGATCGATCAGGATCAGTTACGCGAGCTGATGGGTGATGCCGATCTGCGGGAGTTGCTGGACGCCGGGGCGATTGAGGAGACTGAGGAGCAGTTGCAGGGGACAGTTTCTGACTACAAGGTCAGGACGATGGATGGGGTCCATGATCTGTTGCTGCGGATTGGGGATCTGACGCGGGGTGAGTTGCGGGTGCGGTGCGTGTCGGATGAGGTGGTAGAGAGTGTGGCTCGGCTGATGAAGGCACGGCGCGTGCTTGAGGTTGGGATTGCGGGGGAGAAGAGGTTGATTGCGGTGGAGGATGCGGCGCGATATCGGGATGCGCTGGGGGTTCCGCTGCCTCCGGGATTGCCGACTGCTTTTTTGACTGCGGCTCCGGATGCGATGGTGGATTTGTTGCGGCGGTTTGCGCGGACGCATGGGCCGTTTACGACGCAGGAGGCGGCTGGGCGGTTTGGTCTTTCGGCTGAGAGTGTGGAAGCGGTGCTGCAGCGGTTGGTACAGATTGGGCGTGTGGTGGAGGGTGGGTTTCGGCCGGGGGGGATTCATCGCGAGTGGTGCGATGAAGAGGTGTTGCGGACGATTCGGCGGAAGTCGCTGGCGCGGTTGCGGAAGGAGGTTGAGCCGGTTGAACAGCGGACGCTGGCTCGGTTGTTTACGCGGTGGCAGGGTGTGGTGCAGCCTAGACGCGGGTTGGATGCGCTGCTGGATGTGATTGAGAATTTGCAGGGCGCTCCGATACCGGCTTCGATTCTGGAGACGGAGATTTTGCCGGCGAGGTTGGTGGGGTATAAGGCGAGCGATCTGGATTTGTTGATTGCAGCGGGTGAGGTGGTGTGGGTAGGGTTTGAGCCGCTGGGGGAGCGGGATGGGCGGATGGGGCTTTATTTGGCGGAGAAGCTTTCGATGCTCTGGCCGCCGCGGGTTGTGCCCGAGCTTTCTGAGAAAGAGGCGGCAATTGTGGCTTATCTGCAGGTGCGTGGGGCATCTTTCTTTCAGGATTTGCATGAGGGGGTTGGCGGTGGATATCCGGGGGAGACGCTGGATGCTTTGTGGGGATTGGTTTGGAAGGGCATGGTAACAAACGATGGCGTGGCGGCGTTGCGGGCTTATTGCGAACGATCCTCGGGGGCGAGCAAGCCTGCGCGAAGGGTGCATAAGCAGGGCGCGGTGGCGTTTCGGTCGCGCAGGACGACTCCGCCTACGGGGCAGGGGCGGTGGGCTTTGCAGGCTGCGGCGTTTGATGTTGGGAGGTCGGGGACTGAGTGGAGTCATGCGATGGCTCAGCAGTTGTTGACTCGATATGGTGTGGTGTTTCGCGAGACGGCGCATGCGGAGAATCTGCCAGGTGGGTTTTCGGCTGTCTACGATGTGCTGAAGGCGATGGAGGAGAGTGGGAGGATTCGGCGAGGATATTTTGCCGCGGAGTTGGGGGCTACGCAGTTTGCTATGCCTGCGGCGGTGGATCTGCTGCGGTCGCTGAGAGTTTTGTCAGAGGAGAAGAAGCCGGAGATGCTGCAGTTGGCGGCTACCGATCCGGCTAATCCCTATGGAGCGTTGTTGCGGTGGCCTGCGGCGGATGCGGGGTCGTCGATGACGCGGAGTGTGGGGGCACGGGTGATTTTGTGTGATGGTGCGCTGGTGGCTTATCTGCGGCGAGGGAATCCGAATATGCAGGTGTTTTTGCCAGAGGAAGAGCCGCAGCGGTCGCAGGTGGGGAGATCGCTTGCTGAGTTCTTGGTGGAGCGGGTGCAGGATAGGAACGATGAGGGGGACGTGCGGGCGGGGATGTTGATTACGACTGTGAATGGAGTGCCGGTTGCGGAGCATCCGATGGGCAAGTTTTTGTTGGACGCTGGGTTTGCGGCTGCGCCTATGGGGTTCAATGTGCGGAAGCGGCAGGTAGTGGGGAGTGGTGGGCATGCCTGA
- a CDS encoding CheR family methyltransferase, protein MACSDSDYTYLRELVLAQSANMIDPSRNALFDTRLTPIARMAGAANLEDLVGMLKADRPAHLHRAVAEAMTINETSFFRDLKPFEMLRETILPRLIEQRTEERTLRIWSAASSTGQEAYSLAMLIAEYFPSLSGWDVKIVGTDISRRVVEYARKGRYRRLEVNRGLPARMLVKYMVRDGEEWEISPRIRSMCEFLYANLSSPFPKMPVFDLVLLRNVLLYFPEQGRRYLFSNVYRQMAQDGYLVLGNVEQAEDSTSRFAVEFAEGSYFYRPVPGY, encoded by the coding sequence ATGGCTTGCTCTGATTCGGATTACACGTATCTTCGGGAGCTGGTGTTGGCGCAGTCGGCTAACATGATCGACCCATCGCGGAATGCGTTGTTCGATACGCGGCTGACGCCGATTGCGCGGATGGCGGGTGCGGCGAACCTGGAGGATCTAGTTGGGATGTTGAAGGCGGATCGGCCGGCGCATCTTCATCGTGCGGTGGCCGAGGCGATGACGATCAATGAGACTAGCTTCTTCCGTGATTTGAAGCCGTTTGAGATGCTGCGAGAGACAATTCTTCCTCGATTGATTGAACAGCGGACGGAAGAGCGGACGCTTCGGATTTGGAGTGCGGCGAGCTCGACGGGGCAGGAGGCGTATAGCCTGGCGATGTTGATTGCGGAGTATTTTCCGTCGCTGTCGGGATGGGACGTGAAGATTGTTGGGACGGACATCTCGCGGCGGGTGGTTGAGTATGCGCGGAAGGGGCGGTATCGGAGGCTGGAGGTGAATCGCGGATTGCCGGCGCGGATGCTGGTGAAATATATGGTGCGCGATGGAGAGGAGTGGGAGATCTCTCCGCGGATTCGGTCGATGTGCGAGTTTCTATATGCGAATTTGAGCTCGCCGTTTCCGAAGATGCCGGTGTTTGACCTCGTGTTGCTGCGGAATGTGTTGCTGTATTTTCCGGAGCAGGGGCGGCGGTATCTGTTCAGCAATGTATATCGGCAGATGGCGCAGGATGGATATCTGGTATTGGGGAATGTGGAGCAGGCAGAGGATTCGACGAGCAGGTTTGCGGTGGAGTTTGCTGAGGGGAGTTATTTTTATCGACCTGTGCCTGGCTATTGA